The following are encoded in a window of Hippoglossus stenolepis isolate QCI-W04-F060 chromosome 10, HSTE1.2, whole genome shotgun sequence genomic DNA:
- the mtres1 gene encoding mitochondrial transcription rescue factor 1 codes for MQNLVVQSLAMRQLGRLNPRHLLAAGYGLRQTKWCPRSIHTRQLWGCSSFPTLGCHRLTSHGRDSLRSWSVHHLRSKSIKKKETAPTAQVEEEDEDEKDPEDNDNDDEVDMDPNQPKEYKDMEKYVQSFRYDGIMKAGLDMANKKIEDAFYSNKLRLNGQKLIKKSKTVKVGDTLDMVLSENQEGNTVTLMRVIVRSVFAETSRTEKYKVAIRRWKSIELSKDEAFKP; via the exons GAGGCTGAACCcccgccacctgctggctgctgGATATGGACTGAGGCAGACTAAATGGTGTCCCAGGAGCATACACACACGCCAGCTGTGGGGCTGCTCGTCATTCCCCACGCTTGGCTGTCACAGGCTGACCTCCCACGGCAGAGACTCTCTCAGGAGTTGGTCCGTTCATCATCTGAGATCCAAAAGCAtcaagaagaaagaaactgcTCCGACAgcacaggtggaggaggaagatgaggatgagaaagacCCAGAGGACAACGATAATGATGATGAGGTGGATATGGACCCAAATCAACCGAAGGAATATAAAGATATGGAAAAGTATGTTCAGTCTTTCCGGTACGATGGCATCATGAAGGCTGGCCTGGACATGGCAAATAA AAAGATTGAAGATGCCTTCTACAGCAATAAACTCCGGCTAAACGGGCAGAAACTCATCAAAAAAAGTAAAACG gtgAAAGTTGGGGACACGTTAGACATGGTCCTGTCAGAGAACCAAGAAGGAAACACTGTTACCTTGATGAGAGTCATCGTCAGAAGTGTTTTTGCTGAAACCAGTAGAACAGAAAAGTACAAAGTTGCCATCAGGCGCTGGAAATCTATAGAGCTTTCCAAGGACGAGGCCTTTAAGCCATGA